In Cryptococcus gattii WM276 chromosome B, complete sequence, the DNA window TGTGAAGGTGGGGGCAGCAAGACATTTGAGAAGAGTAAGAGCTGGTTGTACAAGTACCCCGAAGCGAGTCATGAGTTGTTGAGACGTATTGCGGATGTTTGCGCCGATCTTCTCATCGGCCAAGTCCTTGCCGGTGCCCAGGTATGTCgctttccccttctccccTCGCCTTTTAAAATACTAATACTATACATGTAGATGCTCCAGGTATTCGACTCCTGGGCTGGAGAACTTACTCCTCACCAATTCAAGACTTTTGCCCTCCCGCCTCTCCTCCACATCTCCTCTAAAGTCCACTCCGTCCTCTCCCAACTTTCCCACCCTGGCATCCCTATCACCCTTTTCGCCAAGGGCGCAAACGCCCCTTCCAccttttccctcctctccgACCCTGCTCATACGGGGTACGCTACCCTGGGCCTCGATTGGACCGTGGATCCTGTGGAAGTCCGGGAGATTGTAGGCAAAAAGGTTAACCTCCAAGGAAACTTTGACTCTACAGTGCTGTAtggagggaaagaagggatAGAGAAAGAGGTGGAGAGATTGAGTGTGAGGtggaaggaagctggagGCGGGTGGATCGCGAATTTGGGCCATGGGATTACGCCGAATGTCAAGCCGGAAGATATGGGGTGGTTTTTGGAGTGTGTGCATAAATATTCCGAAAGGAAATAAGGGCTGAAAGctggagagagagagggtTTAATCTGGGTACACTTAAAAAGTCGGACGCCAAAAAGTTGGGATGCATTCTGCTGTTCTGTTCTGTTTTGTTCTAGTGTTGAGTTATCGTAAGACTTTTGCCGCAtgatcatcttcattcttcATACATGCAAAACCAGCTATTAGACAGTCTATTCAGGATCCTTCTTGTAATGAACGAGGAAGGAACGTGTAAAACGTGAATGAGACTTTTCATTTATCCGGCTTACCAGAAACAATGAATTGATGTCTTGAACACGTATTTTATCACCGTAGCGTAAGTGGCAGGTCACAGACACTCATTTTTATGTTTCAGGTGAAGCAAGAGTTGGCAATATAAACAATAACCACACTCAGCGTTCTCCGTGTAACACTCTAACACTCTATACAGTCATAAAAGGTAGAGAATAAAAGGTACATGAGGAGAGAAACATGGAAGGATAAAGTGCTGAGTACAAGAAGCTATGCACGGGTTATCTAGGCCATACACGCCGTCAAAGGCTTACTACAGATTATTTTCTACAAAATCGCCTCTGCCCTACAATACGTGGTCTACTTTGGTTTTATCGCTCTACAGGAGACCGATGGTAATATCACCCTTAACCCGGGCGGTGAGGTGGCTGTATAACAGAACGTCAGCGATAAATGAAGACAGTTGgtgagatggaagaggtAGTAAGGACAGTTGAACCAGAAATATAACTTACACTTCAACGAGAAGGTCAAGCGCAATGTTAATACTCAGAGTGTTAtcgtccttcttccttcctcctccaggTTGTTCTTCAGGTGTCAGTTCGGAGAGTTCGTTGGGGAGAGGGGTACGGTGGCTCCTGAGTGGACCAAGGGCGGCGTCTCGTTTTGCGTCGGCTGCTGATTGGGCTGCGCCTGCGTTCTGCTGGATAACATCGCTGTTGAAAGAAAGGTAACAGGGGTCAGTATCAGGCCGGCATGTTGTGGTGGTGGACTAACGTGGCGGTGTCTACTTGTTCGGCCATAATGACTGCTCAAATGTGGGTTGTTGGGATATTGAGACGTATGATAGAGCTGTGTGAAGGTTGACAGTagttgaagatgaaaaaTAACCCAAAGCAATCGCCAGCGTAAATCGTTTTTTCAAGCAGAAAGATgtgaagatggaaaaggTCAAAAATCTATTTTATATTTAAACAGCGCAAAAGCTGCTAATAGGACTTAGATGAGCATGCTAAAATCTCAAGAATCTGGACGTCATTCCACATCCCTGGGCTGGGGGATTTTCGCTTGATGATGGGTAATAACGAGTGGCAATTCATTTTTTTGCGCATGATGTCATGCTCTGCTCCGCCTCGATTGGGCCTCCGCAGGTTCCGTATGCTTCTGTATTGGGAACTTTGTGGCGTGTAGACACGATGGGATGGATGAGGAGCAGGCGATACGTAGATGAAGTGCTGTGGATTGTTGATTGAAGAGGGGGACAAGGAGAGTGTCAATTGTACTGGATTGAAGCAACAAACATATAGCAGAGAAAAGCCAACACGAAATGGAATACGAAATTCCTACTCTCGGTGACTAACGACGATCGGACGGAGTTTGACGTCAGCCTGTTCTCCACCGTACCTGGAGATTGATTCCGCCCTGGAATCAAGCCTTCCCACTTCGGCAAGTCCCCAGGGGAGCCCACCATCTTCGAGGAAACTGCTCCATATTGGCATAAAGGAACACTGAGCTCAATGCTATGGTTCAGCAACTGGAAAGATAAAAGACGTAGCCTTTCGAGTAAAAAATGCATCGGCGCAACCGACTTAGTCTTTTCAAACCTCCTAGCTTGCCCACAACAGCGTCGAACATAGTGCTCCAAGTACAACTGTACACAAACGACTGAGAACACAAAACTAAAGTAGCATAAGGTCTTTTCCGGTCTCTATGAGGACAGTGACACCGCTACCCCTCAACGCATGGATAGAGACTGAATTGAATCTTCTATTCATTTACGTTGCATAACCGTATTTAAAAAACTGACTTGAACGAAGAGCTTCTCACTTCTTGATTTATTCCTTCAACGGTAATCATGACTTAAACGTGCAAGGTCCGTTTACTTGATCAACTGCTTCACCTTGAGGGCGATATCAGAACTACCAAGGTTTTGGTGACCAATTTGTTCACCAAGACCACCACAACCTTCCTTGCTGGTTCCGCTGTAATGATTTAAAGCCATCAGAAGGAGTTTACTTGAAATTCGACACTTTGAACTCACATGTAATCATATCGTGGCTTTAAATCTCGCTCGAGAAGCCAAGTACCGAACTATAGGTGTGGTTAGCGTATTCTATCAACATGCAACATGTGACTCTTGCGATTTAGCTTACCTTGCTTCCCAAACCGGTCTTCCTGTTCAAACTTTCGGCGACAAAGACGAACTCGGTTGAACCAATTTCCTTGATCATATCTTCGTCCACTACGTTAAGTGTGGATTTGTTGATCAAACCGACATCCAAACCCTCTTTTCTCAAACGATCAACGGCGTCGAGCGCTCTGTATAAGATCTCTCCATACGCTACAACATAGCCTTTGGTTCCCTTTCGAATGACTTCATCTTTACCGGGGACGAATTTGTAGTCAGCGTCGAAGAACCTAGACCCATCTTCCTTCAAAATCCATGGGACCTTGGATCGAGTGGAGAAGACGAATCGAAGACCTTTGTCGTAGAAGACTCGGTCGATGATGCTGCATAAATGTCAGCGATAAGTTTTGACACAAGAAACAGTAGCGAAGACATGAGAGAATTGAAAAGGAAGGGAGGATAAGGCAGCCAAGTTAAAGTCACTTACGCATCCATTTGAGACTAAACCTTAACAGTCAGTTTTTGCTCAATCAAGGTAATTATCGTCGAGTGGTGACTCACGCAATCAGCGGGGAAATACAACCTGGTCTCGTACCCATCCTCAAGGCCGTTGTCGAGGAAGAATTGGTTGATACCGAAGTGACTAAGATGGCCTATTAGCATGTATATCACCAGGACCAGGGATGATCCAATACTCACCAGGTGTTATCAGCCATCTCGTCGACACCAGAATGAGAGAAGTGAGTGAGAACATTGGCAAAGTTGAGACGTGCCATGGTCAATTCGGAGATGATCATTTCAGAGAAAGCTGAGAAGGTACTGCGTGACCCTGTCAATAAACTTCTAGATGAATGCAAATTTGGTAACGAAGCATACCTGAAAACCCCTTGTCTATCGGCGTTGAAAGCACCCcaaccagcagcagccgAGAAGTTGCCACGTTCCATGATACCGCTGGACAAGAATACTCTGTAATGACGTAAATATGTGTACACATTAGACAATTAAGGTACGAGGAACCCACTCGGGATGTTTCTTGTGAATCACACTCAAACCAGTAGAACCTTCCAAGTCGGTGTCGATGACCAACACCTTTGCCTTGTTCTGCTCTTTGCTAGTTTTGTCAAGGACGGCGCTGACAGCTTCACCGAACTGAACTCGACAAGCTCCCCTCTCCTTGGTACTACCAGAGAGCAACTCGGCGTAGGTGGAAGGTTGGATAGCTCGAAGGATAGCAGCACATTTAGGGTGTCGAGCGTCTAGGTATTCAATGGCAGGTTCACTGAAAAGGAATGATTATCAGTATAGCATTCACGTTCGGCCTTACGAATGCATCACTTACACCTTGATGGCATCGTGAGCATGGGGACTCCCTTCGATACCCTTGATCTTGGGAGCCATAGGTCTGTGGGTGACTACGGCAGCTGGTCCTTTGTGACTCACGACCTCGACGATGGCAGAGTAAAGAGAGTCGAGGTCTTCACCGTTAGCTTCGACAACCTTAAGCCCATGACCCTCCAGAGTTTTGGCTACGCTGTATCCTTTGAGGTACTCAGATGGGTGACCACTGGATGATTATCAGCGTACAGGCCTTCACAAGGCTCAGGAGATTAACCGCACTCACGCGATGGTCACATCATTGTCGTCAACGAAGAGCTTCACGTTTAAATTTTGAGCGACAGCCAATCTCGCAGCTTCAGCATCATCGCCTTCTTGTTGAGAACCATCTGACCCAAGCATGAATACGGTCTTGTCCCTCTGAGCCAAAGCCACACCGTTGACCAAGGGCCACATGTGTCCTAATCGTCCAGAAGAGAACTTGACACCGGGAGTTAGACCGAGCTCAGGGTGACCGGGGAGCTTGGAGTTGGCCTCCCGGTAGTGGAGAAGATGCTCAACCGGAATGTAACCATCAAGAACAGAGAGAAGGTACTGAGTCGCGACACGATGACCGGCCTCATCGAAAAGGGTATCAACGTATTTCGACTTGTCCTTGTCggcgaggaggaaggaaagaaggatTACAACTTCGGGAATGGTATCAAAGGCTCCTCTAAACATAATACGTCAGCGAATTCTAAAATGGTACATAGGCTCTTCTATCACAAAGATCGCAGAGATGCTGACCAGACAGGAGGATGTGAAACTCACCCAGTGTGACCGGCCAGACCCCTAGCAGCACCTGTCGCGGTGAAGAAGACAATCACATCACGCAACAAGGAAATGTTGGCGATCTAAAGCCAGACAGAGATCAGTGTATGACCCCCAAAAATTGTCGATGTGCCTGTCAAACACTTACTAAACCATCTTTTTGCTCTTGTGAAAGTTTCTTGTCCTTGGTAGGGTCAAGAGGGAAAGGTTTGTATTTTTTAAGGTCGATGGGGAACTTTTCGAAATCCCAGTCTTGAACTTTCTGCAAATGGAACATCAGCGGGGGGAATAATTCACATCCAGTATAAACTTCAATGACCACCGACCACGGATACTCACGTTGACAGACATTCTGGCTACTGATGATGTTTCTTTCGTACGTGCTTTTGAATACAACGACAAAGTAGATAGATGAATGATataaaaagaaaagaggaaaagcTGAGCGTTGCGTCGACTGACTGTGGGAATTTGGCAAATGGAGCGGGATAGGGTATAGAATGTGGATATCACGCAGTAATACATCACATACTCGTTAAGTGAAAGCGGGAGCTATTAGTCATAATAGTCAAATACGTCATCCGCCGGTATTTTATTACGCTCGCACACGTCCCCCGGCGGACAATGATGGCCGGTCTGGACCTTCATTCCTGCGTAGCGTCGGAGACCGCCAATTCCGCCGCGCGTGTTTTGTTTATTTATATATTGCATCGTATTTTATATTTATTATAAAAGGTCTGATCAGTTCTTCAGAATTCGTCTTCAGTCGTTTACCGTCATTCACTTTTCCCGCACTTTCACATATATCTTGTGTCGCTACACATGCAACTCACATGAAACTTGACACACTGCACCAAAGCCCCGACTACTCACAGAGGTAAGTTTTCGCACCTCTGCGAGCATTCACGAGCATGTAAATGGAAGGGAGTGACTGTACTTTCGTAAGCATCACATGCAACAAAGACACAACAGAAACTGAAATTCACCTGCTGTCTATCACTTCAGTCACGCATTTGCGTCAACTGCGAGGCAGAATCAACCTCTCCATTGAGCATTCTTTTCTCAACGCCCTTCAAACGCTTTTTTCAAACGTGTTTTTCGTGCATTTTGGGTGAGCTGCGCTGGAGAACTGGTGGGTTGAAACTTGTGTAACATTGGAACATTTGCTGATACTTTTGGGATAGAAATATGACTTCTTTCGCAAGGAGGCAAGTCAGGCTTATTTTATAAGCTCATGGAGATGCGAGCGAAAAATATAATGCAACAAATGGCAACATCCTCCTTCCAATGTCGGTCTTTTTAGATTGCCTGATTGGGGCTTTACGCGAAACAATCAGACAGAAGGCTCTAGAAGTGAGCATGGCAATTCCCATATGTTTTTGTTGATAATCTGACATGGGCACAGATTGTTGTATATGATTTTGCGTGCGCCCCTGCGCACTATTGTATTCTTCAAGAGCCGAAGTTCTTCAGAGATACCTGGTGTGTGTTTATTGTGAAACAAATTTTGACAGCTGATCCTCTTGTTGAATCAGATTTCTCATCGACGAGCTCCACGCGTCACAAGTGCAGCAGAGAGTGGACACGCGATGCTTCGACGTATCCGTAAATCCCTTAGCTACATGAGTGAAGGCAATGCCAACCTCTTTTTGTGGGTGGCCATACAAGCGCTCAAAAGGAGAAAGCTGGAAATCCTGGAA includes these proteins:
- a CDS encoding Uroporphyrinogen decarboxylase, putative (Similar to TIGR gene model, INSD accession AAW41442.1); the encoded protein is MSHAVPKLDLVNSWRDIQFPPLKNDLLLRAASGEETPRAPVWVMRQAGRYLPEFLEVRKHHSFFECCQTPSLASTLTLQPIDRYPRLDASIIFCDILVVPQALGLEVLMEPSRGPVLPNPLVTPDDLKRLREDVNVQKELGYVFEAVTLTRKGLDGRVPLIGFCGAPWTLMAYMCEGGGSKTFEKSKSWLYKYPEASHELLRRIADVCADLLIGQVLAGAQMLQVFDSWAGELTPHQFKTFALPPLLHISSKVHSVLSQLSHPGIPITLFAKGANAPSTFSLLSDPAHTGYATLGLDWTVDPVEVREIVGKKVNLQGNFDSTVLYGGKEGIEKEVERLSVRWKEAGGGWIANLGHGITPNVKPEDMGWFLECVHKYSERK
- a CDS encoding Hypothetical Protein (Similar to TIGR gene model, INSD accession AAW41441.1), which produces MAEQVDTATDVIQQNAGAAQSAADAKRDAALGPLRSHRTPLPNELSELTPEEQPGGGRKKDDNTLSINIALDLLVEVHLTARVKGDITIGLL
- a CDS encoding Transketolase, putative (Similar to TIGR gene model, INSD accession AAW43050.1), translating into MSVNKVQDWDFEKFPIDLKKYKPFPLDPTKDKKLSQEQKDGLIANISLLRDVIVFFTATGAARGLAGHTGGAFDTIPEVVILLSFLLADKDKSKYVDTLFDEAGHRVATQYLLSVLDGYIPVEHLLHYREANSKLPGHPELGLTPGVKFSSGRLGHMWPLVNGVALAQRDKTVFMLGSDGSQQEGDDAEAARLAVAQNLNVKLFVDDNDVTIAGHPSEYLKGYSVAKTLEGHGLKVVEANGEDLDSLYSAIVEVVSHKGPAAVVTHRPMAPKIKGIEGSPHAHDAIKVEPAIEYLDARHPKCAAILRAIQPSTYAELLSGSTKERGACRVQFGEAVSAVLDKTSKEQNKAKVLVIDTDLEGSTGLSVIHKKHPEVFLSSGIMERGNFSAAAGWGAFNADRQGVFSTFSAFSEMIISELTMARLNFANVLTHFSHSGVDEMADNTCHFGINQFFLDNGLEDGYETRLYFPADCSQMDAIIDRVFYDKGLRFVFSTRSKVPWILKEDGSRFFDADYKFVPGKDEVIRKGTKGYVVAYGEILYRALDAVDRLRKEGLDVGLINKSTLNVVDEDMIKEIGSTEFVFVAESLNRKTGLGSKFGTWLLERDLKPRYDYIGTSKEGCGGLGEQIGHQNLGSSDIALKVKQLIK